The following are encoded in a window of Myxocyprinus asiaticus isolate MX2 ecotype Aquarium Trade chromosome 17, UBuf_Myxa_2, whole genome shotgun sequence genomic DNA:
- the marc1 gene encoding mitochondrial amidoxime-reducing component 1 has translation MAFIEVFEKFIDQNRKIAFYAAGTAVALLGLGLGYNYMCKEKKLTQVGVVSQLLVHPMKSGKAVSVDTAECLRMGLKYGELQDRHWLVITEDGHMVTGRQQPRLVLVSLTSEDGQLCLNGPQMEELRVPLQQPNNAVVDCRVFSVDVQGRDCGDEVSDWLTRYLESDKIVRLVHFEPHLRAQRPSEKEPLFPKDEKVAYPDAAPIMLMTEASVRDLNTRLDHGVTISQFRPSIVVSDCEAFTEDTWDHIQIGKVEMKRVIGCGRCIFTTVDPETGVITRKEPLNTLKTYRLTDPKQKTSPILGQYYTIKKTGVLHVGEPVYKVNY, from the exons ATGGCTTTTATCGAGGTCTTTGAGAAATTCATTGATCAGAATCGAAAAATCGCATTTTACGCTGCTGGTACAGCAGTTGCACTGCTTGGACTTGGCCTTGGGTATAACTATATGTGTAAAGAGAAGAAGTTAACTCAGGTTGGAGTTGTTTCTCAGCTGTTGGTTCATCCGATGAAGTCTGGGAAAGCTGTGTCGGTAGATACTGCAGAATGCCTGCGAATGGGACTAAAATACGGTGAACTGCAGGATCG CCACTGGCTTGTCATCACTGAAGATGGACACATGGTAACAGGCAGACAGCAGCCTCGTCTGGTGTTGGTTTCGCTAACTTCTGAGGATGGGCAGCTCTGTCTCAATGGACCCCAGATGGAGGAGTTGAGGGTTCCTCTTCAGCAGCCCAATAATGCAGTTGTGGACTGCAG AGTGTTTAGTGTAGACGTCCAGGGCAGAGACTGTGGGGACGAAGTGTCTGACTGGCTTACTCGATACCTGGAATCAGACAAGATCGTTCGTCTGGTCCATTTTGAACCACATCTAAGGGCCCAGAGGCCTTCAGAGAAAGAGCCCCTGTTTCCTAAGGATGAGAAG GTGGCCTATCCTGATGCAGCTCCCATCATGCTGATGACTGAGGCCTCTGTTAGGGATCTGAATACCAGATTGGACCATGGGGTCACTATCTCTCAATTCCGTCCCAGCATTGTGGTCAGTGACTGTGAAGCCTTCACAGAG GACACATGGGATCATATTCAGATTGGCAAAGTGGAGATGAAGAGAGTCATTGGCTGTGGAAG ATGCATTTTTACTACTGTTGACCCTGAGACTGGAGTTATTACTCGGAAAGAGCcactgaacacactcaaaac CTATCGACTGACTGACCCTAAGCAGAAAACCTCACCAATATTGGGACAGTACTACACCATCAAGAAAACCGGTGTCCTTCATGTTGGTGAACCTGTTTATAAGGTCAACTATTGA